Proteins encoded within one genomic window of Ranitomeya variabilis isolate aRanVar5 chromosome 4, aRanVar5.hap1, whole genome shotgun sequence:
- the LOC143767495 gene encoding uncharacterized protein LOC143767495: MIHHSSIFMLFFRAPFLGIVGVSAVRFTAIGKSSPIQEKWSLQYLILSVEIFYIKIIPYLNYQEMDRIKLLEKILHLTLEILFRLTGEDYTVVKKTSSEFYQDPVSEGWGRALNQIRRPPPYPKIHEDINDQKILEPAYKMIELLTGEVPIRCQDITVYFSMEEWDYLEGHKDLYKDVMMEIPQPLTSPVLSSKRTTSVKCPHPLLPQECEQENPKVPQDHQGEDLTHIKTTETHGRGDEWCKEEIPTDNRPDGCTRRSDGQFASSIFKSDDLDINKDITYIYATSPDIPSPFKNKDLSSYSFKQVTSSDSSQTIKKHKSHKNDVENESALTENKQFSSLEYEKSFPLQMSFVTHPKFDIEEKRFSSSECGKHINQKFEDVSQKRVHAVEKPFSCSDCGKSYASKPNLVTHQRIHTGEKPYACPECGRRFADNSNFFRHRRTHTGEMPYSCSKCGKCFTNKRSLTRHEIAHKGKSQSHPY, translated from the exons gtccctacaatatctgatcctctcagtggagatcttctatataaaaaTAATTCCTTATTTGAACTATCAAGAGATGGATAGGATAAAATTGCTAGagaagatattacacctcaccctagagatcctctttcggcttactggagag gattacacagtagtgaagaagacctctagtgagttctaccaggaccctgtgtctgagggatggggaagagccCTGAACCAAATCAGGAGGCCTCCACCTTACCCCAAGATACATGAGGACattaatgaccagaagatcctagaacccgcctacaagatgattgagctgctgactggagag gttcctataaggtgtcaggatatcactgtctatttctccatggaggagtgggattatttagaaggacacaaagatctgtacaaggacgtcatgatggagattccccagcccctcacatcaccag ttctatccagtaagaggacaacatcgGTGAAatgtcctcatcctcttcttccacaggagtgTGAACAAGAAAATCCTaaggttcctcaggatcatcag ggtgaagatctgacccatattaaaacCACAGAGACACAtgggaggggtgatgagtggtgtaaagaggagattcctacagataatcgcccag AtggctgtaccaggagatcagatggGCAATTCGCATCTTCAATTTTTAAGTCAGATGACCTTGATATCAATAAGGATATAACTTACATCTATGCCACAAGTCCAGATATACCATCACCCTTTAAAAACAAAGATCTATCATCATATTCTTTTAAACAGGTCACAtcttctgattcatcacagactaTTAAGAAGCAtaaaagtcacaaaaatgatgttgaaAATGAAAGTGCTCTGACAGAAAACAAGCAATTTTCAAGTTTGGAATATGAAAAAAGTTTTCCTCTCCAAATGTCATTTGTTACACATCCAAAATTTGACATAGAGGAGAAAAGATTTTCttcttcagaatgtgggaaacataTTAACCAGAAATTTGAGGATGTTAGCCAAAAAAGAGTTCATGCagtggagaagccattttcatgttcagattgtgggaaaagTTATGCAAGTAAgccaaatcttgttacacatcagagaattcacacaggggagaaaccttatgCATGTCCAGAATGTGGTAGACGTTTTGCAGATAATTCAAATTTTTTTAGACATCGGAGAACTCATACAGGAGAGATGCCATATtcgtgttcaaaatgtgggaaatgttttaccaataAAAGGAGTCTTACTAGACATGAAATAGCTCACAAAGGGAAAAGTCAGTCTCATCCGTATTAG